The following are encoded in a window of Calditrichota bacterium genomic DNA:
- a CDS encoding response regulator transcription factor — protein sequence MSNQKNQINILIADDHPLFLKGLRELLSEMPDWEIVDEAKDGQEALDLILAKSPDIAILDISMPYRNGLELAKHIHEHRLPVAVIILTMHDDELLFSRAASYGIRGFVLKESAVDDIILAVEKAINGQTFISPALTSRILNNSADNKTLQDIFQFKLTKTEQKVIKLIAEDYTTAEISKKLFISPKTVEHHRANICEKLNLSGKNALLKYALENKEIIAIALMDV from the coding sequence ATGTCAAATCAAAAAAACCAAATAAACATTTTGATTGCTGACGACCATCCGCTATTTTTGAAAGGATTGCGCGAGCTTCTCAGTGAAATGCCTGACTGGGAGATCGTTGATGAGGCAAAAGATGGACAGGAAGCTCTCGATTTAATTTTGGCAAAATCTCCGGACATTGCAATTCTTGACATCAGCATGCCGTACAGAAATGGCCTTGAATTAGCGAAACATATTCACGAACACCGGCTGCCTGTGGCTGTAATCATTCTCACCATGCACGATGACGAGCTGCTTTTCAGCCGGGCGGCTTCGTACGGCATCAGGGGGTTTGTCCTCAAAGAAAGCGCCGTGGACGACATCATTCTTGCCGTGGAAAAAGCGATAAACGGACAAACTTTTATTAGCCCCGCTTTGACGTCTCGAATTTTGAACAACAGCGCTGATAACAAAACTTTGCAAGATATTTTTCAATTTAAGCTGACTAAAACGGAGCAAAAAGTCATCAAATTAATTGCGGAAGACTACACCACCGCGGAAATTTCGAAAAAGTTATTTATCAGCCCCAAAACTGTCGAACACCATCGGGCAAATATTTGTGAGAAATTGAATTTATCCGGGAAAAATGCGCTGTTGAAGTATGCGTTGGAAAACAAAGAAATCATCGCCATTGCGCTGATGGATGTTTAA